The following are encoded in a window of Thamnophis elegans isolate rThaEle1 chromosome 14, rThaEle1.pri, whole genome shotgun sequence genomic DNA:
- the NT5M gene encoding 5'(3')-deoxyribonucleotidase, mitochondrial — protein sequence MIRRGSRSLLRLPQRVLAAGTVGAHSAAAPPSRPLRVLVDMDGVLADFEGGFLKKYRARYPDLPYITLDERRGFWVSEQYGKLRPELSEKAISIWESKDFFMELDPLPGAVEAVKEMAGLEGTEVFICTSPIKKYRYCAYEKFAWIEKHFGHEFLEHLILTRDKTIVSGHMLIDDRPDIVGAERSPTWEHVLFTACHNKHLQLPSSCHRLHSWADDWKAILESKRAC from the exons ATGATCCGCCGGGGCTCCCGCAGCCTCCTCCGGCTCCCGCAGCGGGTCCTGGCCGCGGGCACCGTCGGGGCGCATTCGGCGGCTGCCCCTCCGTCCCGGCCGCTGCGGGTGCTGGTGGACATGGACGGGGTGCTGGCCGACTTCGAGGGGGGGTTCCTGAAGAAGTACCGCGCCCGCTACCCGGACCTGCCCTACATCACGCTGGACGAGCGGCGCGGCTTCTGGGTCTCGGAGCAATACGGGAAGCTCCGGCCCGAACTGAGC GAAAAGGCTATCAGTATTTGGGAATCCAAGGACTTTTTCATGGAGCTCGACCCCCTGCCAGGGGCTGTGGAGGCCGTGAAGGAGATGGCAGGATTAGAAGG GACTGAAGTCTTCATATGCACGAGTCCCATCAAGAAGTATCGCTATTGCGCATACGAAAAG TTCGCTTGGATAGAGAAGCATTTCGGACACGAATTTTTGGAGCACTTGATTCTCACCCGGGATAAGACGATCGTCTCTGGACACATGTTGATTGATGACCGGCCTGATATCGTAG GAGCTGAACGGTCTCCCACCTGGGAACACGTGCTTTTCACCGCCTGCCACAACAAGCATCTGCAACTCCCGTCTTCTTGCCACCGGTTGCACTCGTGGGCTGATGACTGGAAGGCCATCTTGGAGAGCAAGCGGGCTTGCTAA
- the COPS3 gene encoding COP9 signalosome complex subunit 3, giving the protein MASALEQFVNSVRQLSAQGQMTQLCELINKSGELLAKNLSHLDTVLGALDVQEHSLGVLAVLFVKFSMPSVPDFETLFSQVQLFISTCNGEHIRYATDTFAGLCHQLTNALVERKQPLRGISILRQAIDKMQMNTNQLTSIHADLCQLCLLAKCFKPALPYLDVDMMDICKENGAYDAKHFLCYYYYGGMIYTGLKNFERALYFYEQAITTPAMAVSHIMLESYKKYILVSLILLGKVQQLPKYTSQIIGRFVKPLSNAYHELAQVYATNKPSELRSLVNKHSETFTRDNNMGLVKQCLSSLYKKNIQRLTKTFLTLSLQDMASRVQLSGPQEAEKYVLHMIEDGEIFASINQKDGMVCFHDNPEKYNNPAMLHNIDQEMLKCIELDERLKAMDQEITVNPQFVQKSMGSQEDESGSKPSSYS; this is encoded by the exons ATGGCGTCCGCCCTGGAGCAGTTCGTCAACAGCGTCCGGCAGCTCTCGGCCCAAG GGCAAATGACTCAGCTTTGCGAGCTGATCAACAAAAGTGGAGAACTGCTAGCGAAAAACCTCTCTCACCTGGATACCGTGCTCGGGGCCCTCGATGTCCAGGAACACTCACTGGGCGTGTTGGCTGTTTT GTTTGTGAAGTTTTCTATGCCCAGCGTCCCTGATTTCGAAACGTTATTCTCGCAGGTCCAGCTTTTCATCAGCACTTGCAATGGGGAGCACATTCGATACGCCACCGACACTT TCGCTGGCCTGTGCCATCAGTTAACAAATGCCCTTGTGGAACGGAAGCAG CCCCTGCGCGGAATCAGCATTCTCAGGCAAGCTATAGACAAAATGCAGATGAATACCAACCAACTGACCTCAATACATGCTGATCTCTGCCAG CTCTGTTTATTAGCCAAATGCTTTAAACCTGCCCTCCCGTATCTAGATGTGGACATGATGGATATTTGTAAAGAAAACGGGGCCTACGATGCCAAGCACTTTCTGTGTTACTACTACTATGGTGGAATGATATACACTGGGCTCAAGAATTTTGAAAGAGCACTCTATTTTTACGAGCAG GCTATAACCACCCCCGCCATGGCTGTCAGCCACATTATGTTGGAGTCATACAAAAAGTACATCCTCGTCTCCTTGATACTCCTTGGGAAAGTGCAGCAGCTGCCGAAATACACTTCCCAAATAATAGGCAGATTTGTTAAG CCGCTTAGCAACGCGTACCACGAATTAGCGCAAGTGTATGCCACCAATAAGCCTTCTGAGCTGCGAAGTCTGGTGAACAAGCACAGCGAGACCTTCACCCGGGATAACAACATGGGCCTGGTGAAACAGTGCTTATCATCTCTCTACAAAAAGAACATCCAGAGGCTAACTAAG acCTTTTTAACACTGTCGCTACAAGACATGGCTAGCCGAGTGCAATTATCGGGGCCCCAGGAGGCAGAGAAATATGTCCTTCATATG ATAGAAGACGGGGAAATTTTTGCAAGTATCAACCAGAAAGACGGCATGGTTTGTTTTCACGACAATCCCGAGAAATATAACAACCCGGCGATGCTCCATAACATTGACCAAGAG ATGTTGAAATGTATAGAACTCGATGAGAGGCTGAAAGCGATGGATCAGGAGATCACCGTCAACCCTCAGTTTGTGCAGAAG AGTATGGGCTCCCAAGAAGACGAATCAGGAAGCAAACCATCCAGTTATTCTTGA
- the FLCN gene encoding folliculin: MNAIVVLCHFCELHGPRTLFCTEVLHAPLPQGPPGGDSPGQSELAEDEEGGIQMSSRIRSHSPAEGASLDSSSPGPKKSDMCEGCRSLPAGHPGYISHDKETSIKYISHQHPSHPQLFSIVRQACVRSLSCEVCPGREGPIFFGDEQHGFVFSHTFFIKDSLARGFQRWYSIITIMMDRIYLINSWPFLLGKIRGIVDELQGKALKVFEAEQYGCPQRAQRMNTAFTPFLHQRNGNAARSLTSLTNDENLWACLHTSFAWLLKACGSRLTEKLLEGAPTEDTLVQMEKLADLEEESEAWDNSEEEDGKPTSQKDVREGSGQMKNQADFGLLADCNSWNGASGSQSVFRSLRHLRQVLGSSAFRMLAWHVLMGNQVIWKALDRDLIHSAFDVLRTMLPVGCVRIIPYSDQYEEAYRCNFLGLGPQVKIPPHILSSEFAVLVEVRLATRSSLYPVLFDEDQPLSKYEFVVTSGSPLAADRVGPTILNKIEAALMNQNLSVDVVDQCLICLKEEWMNKVKVLFKFTKVDSRPKEDTQKLLSILGASEEDNVKLLKFWMTGLSKTYKSHLMSTVRSPTSLESRT; encoded by the exons atgaatgCCATTGTGGTGCTGTGCCACTTCTGCGAGCTGCACGGCCCTCGCACCCTCTTCTGCACGGAGGTCTTGCACGCTCCTTTGCCCCAGGGCCCGCCAGGGGGTGACAGCCCCGGGCAGAGTGAACTGGCGGAGGATGAGGAAGGTGGCATTCAGATGAGCAGCAGGATTCGCTCCCACAGCCCGGCCGAAGGCGCCAGTTTGGACTCCAGCAGCCCAGGGCCCAAGAAATCGGACATGTGCGAG GGTTGTCGCTCCCTTCCTGCTGGACATCCGGGCTACATCAGCCACGACAAGGAAACGTCAATCAAGTACATCAGCCACCAGCACCCCAGCCACCCCCAACTATTCAGCATTGTGCGCCAGGCCTGTGTGCGCAGCCTCAGCTGTGAA GTCTGTCCCGGACGGGAGGGTCCCATCTTTTTCGGTGATGAGCAACACGGTTTTGTCTTCAGCCACACCTTCTTCATCAAGGACAGCCTGGCTCGGGGCTTCCAGCGCTGGTACAGCATCATCACCATCATGATGGACCGTATCTACCTCATCAACTCGTGGCCTTTCCTCCTGGGGAAGATCCGGGGCATCGTGGACGAGCTGCAGGGCAAAGCTTTGAAG GTCTTTGAAGCTGAGCAGTACGGATGCCCGCAGCGAGCCCAACGCATGAATACGGCCTTCACCCCATTTCTGCATCAGCGGAATGGGAACGCTGCTCGCTCGCTGACTTCGCTCACCAACGACGAGAACCTGTGGGCTTGCCTTCACACTTCCTTTGCTTG GCTGCTGAAGGCCTGCGGCAGTAGACTCACAGAGAAGCTTCTGGAAGGGGCCCCAACAGAGGACACCTTGGTACAGATGGAAAAACTTGCTG aTTTGGAGGAAGAGTCAGAAGCCTGGGACAACTCggaggaagaagatggaaaaCCGACCAGCCAGAAGGATGTCCGAGAAGGTTCTGGGCAAATGAAGAACCAGGCCGATTTCGGTCTTCTGGCAGACTGCAACAGTTGGAATGGAGCTAGTGGGAGTCAATCTGTCTTCCGTTCACTCCGGCATTTGAGACAG GTCTTGGGATCGTCAGCATTCCGCATGCTGGCCTGGCACGTTCTCATGGGCAATCAGGTCATCTGGAAAGCGCTGGATCGAGACCTCATCCACTCCGCCTTTGATGTCCTGCGG ACCATGCTTCCGGTTGGCTGTGTCCGAATCATCCCGTATAGCGACCAGTACGAGGAGGCTTACCGGTGTAACTTTTTGGGCCTCGGCCCTCAAGTGAAAATCCCTCCTCACATTTTGTCCTCCG AGTTCGCTGTCCTGGTGGAAGTTCGTCTGGCCACACGGTCAAGCCTTTATCCCGTCCTCTTTGACGAAGACCAGCCCCTCAGTAAATACGAGTTTGTGGTTACTAGCGGTAGCCCTCTGGCAGCAGACAGAG TTGGTCCGACCATCCTGAACAAGATTGAAGCTGCTCTGATGAATCAGAACCTCTCGGTCGATGTGGTGGACCAGTGCCTCATTTGCCTGAAGGAGGAGTGGATGAA TAAGGTGAAGGTCCTCTTTAAGTTCACCAAGGTGGACAGCAGGCCCAAAGAAGATACCcagaagttgttgagcatcttgGGGGCTTCTGAAGAAGATAACGTGAAGCTCCTGAAGTTCTGGATGACGGGCTTGAGCAAGACCTACAAATCGCATTTGATGTCCACCGTTCGCAGTCCAACTTCTCTGGAGTCTCGGACCTAG